From Harpia harpyja isolate bHarHar1 chromosome 19, bHarHar1 primary haplotype, whole genome shotgun sequence, one genomic window encodes:
- the MRRF gene encoding ribosome-recycling factor, mitochondrial, with product MAMALRCFRHLPSLLYRSSFTAIRGMPRAPAGCPALLLDGCRQCVHQMLLTRQLATKKAKGKGQSQARVNISAALVEDIINLEETNEDMQAVVEALKEDFSRNLSVRTSPGALDHIIVMTKDGKFPLNQLGQISQKSPQIIIVNMTNFPESTAAATKAIRESGMNLNPEVDGTIIRVPIPKVTREHRESLAKLAKQSTNKSKEALRKVRSKSINQVKKFKSKVSEDTIWLLEKQIQQMADSAVAEMDKLLAAKTKELLG from the exons ATGGCTATGGCACTAAGGTGCTTCCGTCATCTGCCTTCCCTGCTTTATCGTTCTTCGTTCACAGCAATACGGGGGATGCCGCGGGCTCCCgcaggctgcccagccctgctcctggatGGCTGCAGGCAGTGTGTCCATCAGATGCTGCTGACCAGACAGCTAGCTACCAAAAAAG CTAAAGGTAAAGGGCAGAGTCAAGCCAGAGTGAATATCAGTGCTGCCCTAGTTGAGGATATTATCAATTTGGAGGAAACCAATGAAGACATGCAGGCAGTGGTAGAAGCTCTGAAAGAAGATTTCAGCAGAAATCTCAGTGTTAGAACGTCACCAG GGGCCCTTGATCACATAATCGTGATGACTAAAGATGGGAAGTTTCCGCTGAACCAGCTGGGGCAGATCTCACAGAAGTCACCGCAAATCATTATAGTGAACATGACCAATTTTCCAGAG AGCACAGCTGCAGCTACGAAGGCTATAAGGGAGAGCGGCATGAACCTGAACCCAGAAGTGGACGGGACAATAATTCGGGTGCCAATTCCTAA GGTAACGAGAGAGCACAGGGAGAGCCTGGCCAAGCTTGCCAAGCAGTCCACCAACAAATCCAAAGAGGCCCTGAGAAAGGTGCGAAGCAAAAGCATCAACCAGGTAAAGAAGTTCAAGAGCAAAGTGTCTGAAGATACCATCTGGCTGCTAGAaaagcag ATCCAGCAAATGGCAGACAGCGCTGTGGCAGAGATGGACAAGCTGCTGGCAGCGAAGACCAAGGAGCTGCTTGGATAA